One window of the Runella slithyformis DSM 19594 genome contains the following:
- a CDS encoding glycoside hydrolase family 43 protein — protein sequence MAGQLQAQKSSAAVTSGNPLFKGWYADPEGIIFGKEYWIYPTFSAPYNKQVFFDAFSSPDLIRWTKHSTILDTARVKWAKRAMWAPSIVEKKGKYYLFFGANDIQNDNEKGGIGVAVANHPAGPFTDYLKKPLIDKFHNGAQPIDQFVFKDGNDYYLIYGGWRHCNIAKLNNDFTGFTPFKGGAVFKEITPENYVEGPFMFKKGRKYYFMWSEGGWTGPNYSVAYAMADSPFGPFKRVGKILQQDPKVATGAGHHSVIHHAADDAWYIVYHRRPLGETDGNARVTCMDQLFFDENGFIKPVVITNEGVEKRILSK from the coding sequence ATGGCAGGCCAACTTCAGGCCCAGAAGTCATCGGCGGCCGTTACCTCAGGCAATCCCCTCTTTAAAGGCTGGTATGCCGACCCGGAAGGAATTATTTTTGGAAAAGAATACTGGATCTATCCTACCTTTTCCGCCCCTTACAATAAACAGGTCTTTTTTGACGCGTTTTCTTCGCCCGATCTGATCCGGTGGACGAAGCATTCGACTATTCTTGATACGGCCCGGGTAAAATGGGCAAAACGGGCCATGTGGGCTCCTTCCATTGTCGAAAAAAAAGGAAAATACTACCTTTTCTTTGGTGCAAACGACATTCAAAATGATAACGAAAAAGGGGGAATCGGTGTGGCGGTCGCCAACCATCCGGCGGGACCGTTTACGGATTATCTGAAAAAACCGCTCATTGATAAATTTCATAACGGAGCACAGCCTATCGACCAATTTGTGTTTAAAGACGGCAATGATTATTACCTGATCTATGGCGGATGGCGGCATTGCAACATTGCCAAATTGAACAATGATTTTACGGGTTTTACGCCTTTTAAGGGTGGGGCTGTATTTAAGGAAATTACCCCCGAAAACTATGTAGAAGGCCCGTTTATGTTCAAAAAAGGCAGGAAATACTATTTTATGTGGTCTGAAGGAGGTTGGACGGGCCCCAATTACAGCGTGGCGTATGCCATGGCCGACTCACCGTTCGGGCCTTTTAAACGCGTAGGAAAAATACTTCAGCAGGACCCGAAAGTAGCTACCGGCGCGGGGCACCATTCAGTGATTCATCACGCAGCGGATGATGCCTGGTACATTGTCTATCATCGCCGGCCGCTCGGCGAGACCGACGGCAATGCTCGGGTGACGTGTATGGACCAACTGTTTTTTGATGAAAACGGTTTTATTAAACCGGTAGTCATTACCAACGAAGGAGTGGAAAAGCGCATTCTCAGTAAATAA
- a CDS encoding S66 peptidase family protein encodes MTRPPFLRAGDRVGVLALASQVSYDALYEGLRVLREDWHLEVVEGDTLHTSYHQFSGTDDERRADFQNMLDDPKMKAVFSARGGYGSSRIIDRLNFSRFKKAPKWVIGFSDITALHCHLHCMGVESLHATMPKLFGQEGGGQAVETLRKALWGEPLQYNIGAHPLNRVGTASGQVAGGNICLLAHLLGSRSALDTRGKLLFIEDVEETYYNLDRMMVQLKRARKLDRLAGLIVGQVSDMKDNETIKFGKTAYEIIAEYAAEHGYPVCFDFPVGHVADNRAMIVGREAQLTVTAEAVQLLFK; translated from the coding sequence AGCCGGAGACCGTGTAGGTGTATTGGCGTTGGCAAGTCAGGTTTCGTATGATGCGTTGTACGAAGGTTTGCGAGTGCTGCGCGAAGACTGGCACCTGGAGGTGGTCGAAGGCGATACTCTTCACACAAGTTACCATCAGTTTTCAGGTACGGACGATGAGCGCCGGGCCGATTTTCAAAACATGCTGGATGACCCAAAAATGAAAGCCGTTTTTTCGGCAAGAGGCGGATACGGCAGTTCCAGGATTATTGACCGACTTAATTTCAGCCGCTTCAAAAAGGCACCGAAATGGGTGATAGGTTTCAGCGATATTACGGCCCTGCATTGCCATTTACATTGCATGGGTGTGGAAAGTCTGCACGCCACTATGCCCAAACTGTTTGGTCAGGAAGGTGGCGGGCAGGCCGTCGAAACCCTGCGGAAAGCGCTTTGGGGCGAACCGTTGCAGTATAATATAGGAGCACATCCTCTCAATAGAGTCGGAACAGCCTCGGGACAGGTGGCAGGTGGAAATATCTGTCTTTTGGCCCACCTGTTGGGCTCGCGCTCTGCTTTGGATACGAGGGGCAAATTGCTCTTTATAGAAGATGTGGAAGAAACCTATTACAACCTCGATCGTATGATGGTGCAACTCAAACGAGCTCGCAAGCTGGACCGGTTGGCCGGCCTCATCGTCGGACAGGTATCGGATATGAAAGACAATGAGACCATCAAATTCGGAAAAACGGCCTACGAGATCATTGCCGAATATGCCGCAGAACATGGGTACCCCGTTTGCTTTGATTTTCCCGTAGGGCACGTCGCCGATAATCGCGCGATGATTGTAGGAAGAGAGGCTCAACTGACCGTTACGGCCGAAGCTGTACAACTGCTGTTTAAGTAG